One Polaribacter reichenbachii genomic window, AAATTTGCATCATCTTCTTCAAAGAAAATAGGACGCATTAAAGGGGTTCCTTTTTTATTGTTTTCAAAAGCCAAATTGTAATTATATGGCAACATTTTATAACGCAACTCTATGGCTTTTTTTGCATATTTTTTAGCGAAATCACTTCTAAAAACGGGTTCGCTAGCTACATCTTCTTGAGCATGAGGTCTAAAAATGGGTTGGAAAACTCCATATTGCAACCAACGTACATACAAATTATCATCTAAATTTGCGCCAGCGAAACCACCTAAATCAGAATGCATATAACCTAAACCTTGCATACCCATTTGTAAAGCAATTTCTGGTTGAGATTGCAAACCTCCCCAAGTTCTATTTACATCTCCAGACCAAGGAATCATTCCAAAACGTTGTGAACCAGAAGACCCTGCTCGCATTAAAATAAATGGTCTTTCGTTTGTATATTCTTTTTGATAACCATCGAAAATTAATTTTGCCCAATCTTGACCATAAATATTATGAATTTCATCTGCTTTTTTATCATCAAAATTTACCCAAGAAGGCAATACTTCTGGTTCGCCTAAATCTCCCCAAAGTCCTTTTGCGCCAAGATCTATAATCTCTTTATAAATATTCCAAAACCAATCTTTACCTTCTTTTTTGTAAATATTTACAATTCCTGTATTTCCAAAATAGAAATCATATTTAGCAGGATTTCCAATAGAATCTGTTGCTAAAACTTTCTGTTCTGCAGCTTCTTTCCATTTTTTAGAATTTGATAAAATAAAAGGTTCTGTAATTAAAACGGTTTTTACGCCTTTGTCTTTTAATCTAGAAATCATTCCTTTCATATCTGGAAAAGAATCTTTGTCTACTTCTAAATTCCCCATAGTTCCTTGTACCGTTTTTCCAAACCAGTATAAATCTAAAATAATAGCATCTACAGGTATTTTTTCTTCTTGAAACTTGGCAATTGTTGCTTCTGTTTCTTGTTGTGAATGATACCCAAATCTACTTGAAAAGTTCCCTAAAGTCCATCTTGGAGGTAAAGGTTGTTTCCCTGTTAAATTGGTATAATTTTCAATTAAATCTTGCCAAGAATCACCAACAATAACTTGATAGGTTTTTCGTCCAGAAATGGTTTCGTAAGTTAAAGAATTGTCTTTTTTACTATCCAAATCTAAATACCCAATTGGCGCATTATCAAAATGAATCATATATTTTTTTGATGAAATTACTAACGGAATTGTAAAATTCATCAATTCAGCATGCGTTTCATAACCATATTGAGCTCTGTTATATAAAGGTAATCTATAGCCTCTTCTGTTCATTCCTAAAGCTCTTGCTCCTCCTCCAAATAAAACCTC contains:
- a CDS encoding TIM-barrel domain-containing protein is translated as MKKYIIPFLFLLITQNSFTQNSNRIFKNINQTENGLEINVDDGKYVIKFYSDKIVETSFIPKGEEFLKTSHAVVLEPKKVEIVPVISKTESIFSTDGISVHINHKPFQITYQFKGEVVTSEKQGYFKSKHIPLEMVKGNIVADKTEKIEFNLTSDEVLFGGGARALGMNRRGYRLPLYNRAQYGYETHAELMNFTIPLVISSKKYMIHFDNAPIGYLDLDSKKDNSLTYETISGRKTYQVIVGDSWQDLIENYTNLTGKQPLPPRWTLGNFSSRFGYHSQQETEATIAKFQEEKIPVDAIILDLYWFGKTVQGTMGNLEVDKDSFPDMKGMISRLKDKGVKTVLITEPFILSNSKKWKEAAEQKVLATDSIGNPAKYDFYFGNTGIVNIYKKEGKDWFWNIYKEIIDLGAKGLWGDLGEPEVLPSWVNFDDKKADEIHNIYGQDWAKLIFDGYQKEYTNERPFILMRAGSSGSQRFGMIPWSGDVNRTWGGLQSQPEIALQMGMQGLGYMHSDLGGFAGANLDDNLYVRWLQYGVFQPIFRPHAQEDVASEPVFRSDFAKKYAKKAIELRYKMLPYNYNLAFENNKKGTPLMRPIFFEEDDANLMTNSTTYLWGKDFLITPILKDSVTSKEIYFPKSANWFNFYFNEEKIEGGQTKTVKVEEKAIPTYVRGGSFILMSELVQTTDHYKADQLELHYYLDKKENSERTYYNDDGLTANAYEKGNYEILEFEAEFEKRYLEIDFEAEFGKNWNPSEKEIKLIIHNIKYNPKKIKVDGKRVRISSKENTLTIPLKWNPNKELKIKISLK